Proteins encoded in a region of the Rutidosis leptorrhynchoides isolate AG116_Rl617_1_P2 chromosome 9, CSIRO_AGI_Rlap_v1, whole genome shotgun sequence genome:
- the LOC139866735 gene encoding chloride channel protein CLC-c-like isoform X2 has protein sequence MNSIWNVFKKDFAEVGLSKGQKLKALDIMAKEMDICPALHLITNTSSYSNVESMTLAKVVVAFGKPELSHSCVLCSTKDSQKARIAVTACILLGVSVANTNSLGLISLGDPELKGSVGPLYALPEVGTTFAH, from the exons ATGAATTCGATCTGGAATGTATTCAAAA AGGATTTTGCTGAAGTGGGTTTATCAAAAGGGCAAAAGTTGAAAGCTTTGGATATTATGGCAAAAGAGATGGATATTTGTCCTGCCTTACATCTCATTACTAATACATCATCATACTCCAATGTGGAGTCAATGACTCTTGCGAAAGTTGTAGTTGCATTCGGGAAACCGGAGCTTAGTCACTCGTGTGTACTGTGTAGTACTAAAGACTCTCAGA AAGCACGCATTGCAGTTACAGCTTGCATCTTACTAGGAGTTTCAGTAGCTAATACAAATTCGCTTG GTTTGATTAGCTTGGGTGATCCTGAACTCAAA GGATCTGTAGGTCCATTATATGCTCTGCCAGAAGTAG GGACAACTTTCGCCCACTGA
- the LOC139866735 gene encoding putative chloride channel-like protein CLC-g isoform X1, with protein sequence MNSIWNVFKKDFAEVGLSKGQKLKALDIMAKEMDICPALHLITNTSSYSNVESMTLAKVVVAFGKPELSHSCVLCSTKDSQKARIAVTACILLGVSVANTNSLGLISLGDPELKGSVGPLYALPEVGNVYTPVLDRIESPLHLKNLSHKLLLTA encoded by the exons ATGAATTCGATCTGGAATGTATTCAAAA AGGATTTTGCTGAAGTGGGTTTATCAAAAGGGCAAAAGTTGAAAGCTTTGGATATTATGGCAAAAGAGATGGATATTTGTCCTGCCTTACATCTCATTACTAATACATCATCATACTCCAATGTGGAGTCAATGACTCTTGCGAAAGTTGTAGTTGCATTCGGGAAACCGGAGCTTAGTCACTCGTGTGTACTGTGTAGTACTAAAGACTCTCAGA AAGCACGCATTGCAGTTACAGCTTGCATCTTACTAGGAGTTTCAGTAGCTAATACAAATTCGCTTG GTTTGATTAGCTTGGGTGATCCTGAACTCAAA GGATCTGTAGGTCCATTATATGCTCTGCCAGAAGTAGGTAATGTGTATACACCTGTACTTGATAGAATTGAAAGCCCTTTGCACTTAAAGAACCTATCACATAAGCTTTTATTAACTGCTTAA